The following proteins come from a genomic window of Coffea arabica cultivar ET-39 chromosome 11c, Coffea Arabica ET-39 HiFi, whole genome shotgun sequence:
- the LOC113716896 gene encoding uncharacterized protein isoform X3: protein MGNSEKPFPLRLIPIRNSNTQSLFYLLLFLLVLGHSIQSVDSVASDGSSRRKGVEWQTLTKLNYSSEIRRHPNLLLMITLPWCGESRSLEKQLANAVTTQQERFGSLKLMLLYRNTERMLANALGASESDDAVTIIYFHHSLSYKYRGTLRVQNILSSVHHVMSLLPEHLPLRLLRTSHELRNFLDSTDNTLLLLDFCGWTPGLLARGLSEETNGTLVQEEKQLKVDGIQSPKMSCSADKGLNQFPWLTELTLGSDGNLSEADKITHTDGFSCTVDEFQLLKSFLPKLMKFARDFFLPPERLGFGLVSEKSLLSELDIEASAAPWLMKLYSAGCPTCSKVLTEGDDLKAILQTQESVVTELTDDMYDVPTLPANRASILLFIDRSSDSLSIRKDSKEALDAFRQLAMHHNISKHMPGRSTIKLIKSSDETSRGHDLQGSSLHEILENLLQKKKELKLSSLAKDAGFQLLSEDFEIKDAEPLPVQPEFQPNLEFSQKDDIEDTLGLDRDPKLQNHVSFKPVTDEESRLTDATSSYLGHQNDPIGKNEESSAEYTRIHTTKGAEEERLAGVHEQTRHKGFSGSFFFCDGHSRLLGALTASGLKIPSVVIIDPIMQKHFILPETATLSYSSLSDFLDGFLNQSLSPYRQSETVLQSPREAPVPPFVNLDFHETESIPRVTAHTFSELVLGNQSDSVNDGNPRDKDALVLLSNSWCGFCQRMEMVVREVFRAIQGYDRSSSKNSLLTKDNIRSSTKVPLIYLMDCTLNDCSWILKSVVQREIYPSLLLFPAGRKDVISYEGDVAVYDVIRFLSDHGALVNEKDISWGEVKEGGSFSITAPLSQSTYYEVFLEDQKREVAATQFRVQSWSSSHESTPLVVPGCILTATDKLLNVQPFDESKILIVKVNQATGFEGLIVNKHINWESLEELEEGLQKLKGAPLSYGGPVMKQGMPLVALAQKFVDDKHPEVLPDVYFLDQWATLRLMDELKLGNKSVRGHWFFLGFSSWGWEQLFHEIAEGAWHVSKGNTEHLDWPEIF, encoded by the exons ATGGGAAATTCAGAGAAACCCTTTCCATTAAGGCTGATCCCCATTCGTAATAGTAATACGCAATCTCTCTTCTACTTGCTGCTGTTCCTACTGGTGCTAGGTCATTCTATCCAGAGCGTTGATTCAGTAGCGTCGGACGGCAGCAGCAGAAGAAAAGGCGTGGAATGGCAAACTCTCACCAAACTCAACTACTCCTCAGAAATCCGTCGCCATCCCAATCTCCTTCTCATGATCACCCTACCAT ggtGTGGAGAGTCGCGGTCCCTTGAGAAGCAGTTAGCAAATGCTGTCACAACTCAGCAAGAGAGATTCGGTTCCCTAAAGCTGATGTTATTGTACAGAAATACTGAGAGAATGCTGGCAAATGCACTTGGCGCCTCCGAGTCTGACGATGCAGTAACTATTATCTACTTCCACCATTCCTTGTCTTACAAGTACCGCGGAACACTTCGAGTGCAAAACATCTTATCTTCTGTTCATCATGTCATGTCTCTCTTGCCTGAACACCTTCCCTTAAGACTCTTACGCACATCACACGAGTTGAGGAATTTCCTTGATTCAACTGACAACACTTTGCTTCTCCTGGATTTTTGCGGATGGACTCCCGGGCTGCTCGCTAGGG GTTTGAGTGAAGAGACCAACGGAACACTTGTGCAGGAGGAGAAGCAGCTGAAGGTGGATG GCATTCAAAGCCCCAAAATGAGTTGCAGTGCTGATAAGGGGCTTAATCAATTTCCTTGGCTTACTGAGCTTACCTTGGGGAGTGATGGCAATTTGTCAGAGGCAGATAAGATTACGCATACAGATGGTTTTTCATGTACAGTTGATGAATTTCAGCTTCTTAAATCTTTCTTGCCAAAGTTAATGAAATTTGCAAGGGATTTCTTCCTTCCTCCTGAAaggctaggatttggattggttTCTGAGAAATCATTGCTTTCTGAGCTAGATATTGAGGCTTCTGCTGCTCCCTGGTTGATGAAACTATATTCTGCTGGTTGCCCAACTTGTTCAAAGGTTCTTACGGAAGGTGATGATCTCAAAGCCATATTACAGACTCAAGAGTCTGTTGTCACAGAG CTGACAGATGACATGTATGATGTACCCACTTTACCTGCGAATAGGGCGTCAATACTTCTTTTCATTGACAGATCATCTGATTCCTTATCTATCAGGAAAGACAGCAAGGAAGCTCTTGATGCTTTCAGACAATTAGCAATGCACCATAACATCTCAAAGCATATGCCTGGACGAAGCACTATTAAATTGATAAAGTCATCTGATGAAACTTCTCGAGGACATG ATTTACAGGGTAGTTCCTTGCATGAGATCCTGGAAAATTTGCtccagaaaaagaaagaattaaagTTAAGCTCCCTTGCAAAAGATGCAGGATTTCAACTTTTGTCTGAAGATTTTGAAATTAAAGATGCTGAACCTCTACCTGTCCAGCCAGAATTTCAGCCTAATTTGGAGTTTTCTCAGAAAGATGATATTGAAGATACTTTGGGTCTGGACAGGGACCCTAAGCTCCAAAACCATGTTAGTTTCAAACCAGTGACTGATGAAGAATCCAGACTGACTGATGCCACATCTTCTTATCTAGGTCATCAGAATGATCCCATTGGGAAGAATGAGGAATCATCTGCTGAATACACTCGTATTCATACAACTAAAGGAGCCGAGGAGGAAAGACTTGCCGGAGTGCATGAGCAGACACGACACAAAGGATTTAGTggttcatttttcttttgtgaTGGTCACTCTAGATTGCTTGGAGCACTCACTGCTTCTGGCTTAAAGATTCCATCAGTGGTGATAATCGATCCCATTATGCAGAAACATTTTATCTTACCTGAGACGGCTACTTTGAGTTATTCCTCATTATCTGATTTTCTTGATGGGTTTCTAAATCAAAGTCTTTCTCCATATCGACAATCTGAAACTGTTCTTCAGAGCCCTAGGGAGGCTCCAGTTCCTCCATTTGTCAATCTAGATTTTCATGAGACTGAATCTATTCCTCGAGTTACAGCCCATACATTTTCTGAGCTGGTCCTTGGTAATCAGTCTGATTCTGTGAACGATGGTAATCCTCGGGACAAAGATGCGTTGGTTCTATTAAGCAACAGCTGGTGTGGATTTTGCCAGCGGATGGAAATGGTTGTTCGTGAAGTATTTAGAGCAATTCAAGGTTATGATAGATCAAGTAGCAAGAATTCTTTATTGACAAAAG ATAACATTAGGAGTTCCACAAAGGTGCCACTCATATATTTGATGGATTGTACGCTGAATGACTGCAGCTGGATTTTGAAATCTGTGGTTCAG AGGGAAATTTATCCATCTCTGTTACTATTTCCAGCTGGCAGGAAGGATGTGATTAGTTACGAAGGAGATGTAGCAGTTTATGATGTCATAAGATTTTTGTCTGATCATGGAGCTCTGGTCAATGAGAAAG ataTTTCATGGGGTGAGGTCAAAGAAGGTGGAAGCTTTTCTATAACTGCTCCTCTGTCCCAGAGCACATACTATGAAGTTTTCCTCGAGGACCAGAAGAGAGAAGTTGCAGCTACTCAATTCAGAGTTCAATCTTGGAGCAGCTCACATGAATCAACCCCTTTAGTAGTTCCTGGATGCATTTTAACTGCAACAGACAAGCTCCTGAATGTACAGCCCTTTGATGAATCCAAAATTCTTATCGTGAAAGTGAATCAAGCCACAGGATTTGAAGGTTTGATTGTTAACAAACATATCAATTGGGAGTCACttgaagaacttgaagaagGTCTACAAAAGCTAAAGGGTGCTCCTCTTTCTTATGGTGGTCCTGTTATGAAACAAGGAATGCCCTTGGTTGCTTTAGCACAGAAATTTGTGGATGATAAGCACCCAGAAGTGCTACCGGATGTGTATTTTCTTGATCAATGGGCAACACTTCGACTAATGGATGAACTGAAGTTGGGGAATAAATCTGTTCGTGGTCACTGGTTTTTCTTGGGGTTTTCAAGCTGGGGTTGGGAACAGTTGTTTCATGAGATTGCTGAGGGAGCTTGGCATGTTAGTAAAGGAAATACTGAACATTTAGATTGGCCTGAGATCTTCTAG
- the LOC113716896 gene encoding uncharacterized protein isoform X1, whose translation MGNSEKPFPLRLIPIRNSNTQSLFYLLLFLLVLGHSIQSVDSVASDGSSRRKGVEWQTLTKLNYSSEIRRHPNLLLMITLPWCGESRSLEKQLANAVTTQQERFGSLKLMLLYRNTERMLANALGASESDDAVTIIYFHHSLSYKYRGTLRVQNILSSVHHVMSLLPEHLPLRLLRTSHELRNFLDSTDNTLLLLDFCGWTPGLLARGLSEETNGTLVQEEKQLKVDGIQSPKMSCSADKGLNQFPWLTELTLGSDGNLSEADKITHTDGFSCTVDEFQLLKSFLPKLMKFARDFFLPPERLGFGLVSEKSLLSELDIEASAAPWLMKLYSAGCPTCSKVLTEGDDLKAILQTQESVVTELTDDMYDVPTLPANRASILLFIDRSSDSLSIRKDSKEALDAFRQLAMHHNISKHMPGRSTIKLIKSSDETSRGHGTSVVPKLERFPAFQKLNVKDKMSVVLMNDQTQISLEKFISDLQGSSLHEILENLLQKKKELKLSSLAKDAGFQLLSEDFEIKDAEPLPVQPEFQPNLEFSQKDDIEDTLGLDRDPKLQNHVSFKPVTDEESRLTDATSSYLGHQNDPIGKNEESSAEYTRIHTTKGAEEERLAGVHEQTRHKGFSGSFFFCDGHSRLLGALTASGLKIPSVVIIDPIMQKHFILPETATLSYSSLSDFLDGFLNQSLSPYRQSETVLQSPREAPVPPFVNLDFHETESIPRVTAHTFSELVLGNQSDSVNDGNPRDKDALVLLSNSWCGFCQRMEMVVREVFRAIQGYDRSSSKNSLLTKDNIRSSTKVPLIYLMDCTLNDCSWILKSVVQREIYPSLLLFPAGRKDVISYEGDVAVYDVIRFLSDHGALVNEKDISWGEVKEGGSFSITAPLSQSTYYEVFLEDQKREVAATQFRVQSWSSSHESTPLVVPGCILTATDKLLNVQPFDESKILIVKVNQATGFEGLIVNKHINWESLEELEEGLQKLKGAPLSYGGPVMKQGMPLVALAQKFVDDKHPEVLPDVYFLDQWATLRLMDELKLGNKSVRGHWFFLGFSSWGWEQLFHEIAEGAWHVSKGNTEHLDWPEIF comes from the exons ATGGGAAATTCAGAGAAACCCTTTCCATTAAGGCTGATCCCCATTCGTAATAGTAATACGCAATCTCTCTTCTACTTGCTGCTGTTCCTACTGGTGCTAGGTCATTCTATCCAGAGCGTTGATTCAGTAGCGTCGGACGGCAGCAGCAGAAGAAAAGGCGTGGAATGGCAAACTCTCACCAAACTCAACTACTCCTCAGAAATCCGTCGCCATCCCAATCTCCTTCTCATGATCACCCTACCAT ggtGTGGAGAGTCGCGGTCCCTTGAGAAGCAGTTAGCAAATGCTGTCACAACTCAGCAAGAGAGATTCGGTTCCCTAAAGCTGATGTTATTGTACAGAAATACTGAGAGAATGCTGGCAAATGCACTTGGCGCCTCCGAGTCTGACGATGCAGTAACTATTATCTACTTCCACCATTCCTTGTCTTACAAGTACCGCGGAACACTTCGAGTGCAAAACATCTTATCTTCTGTTCATCATGTCATGTCTCTCTTGCCTGAACACCTTCCCTTAAGACTCTTACGCACATCACACGAGTTGAGGAATTTCCTTGATTCAACTGACAACACTTTGCTTCTCCTGGATTTTTGCGGATGGACTCCCGGGCTGCTCGCTAGGG GTTTGAGTGAAGAGACCAACGGAACACTTGTGCAGGAGGAGAAGCAGCTGAAGGTGGATG GCATTCAAAGCCCCAAAATGAGTTGCAGTGCTGATAAGGGGCTTAATCAATTTCCTTGGCTTACTGAGCTTACCTTGGGGAGTGATGGCAATTTGTCAGAGGCAGATAAGATTACGCATACAGATGGTTTTTCATGTACAGTTGATGAATTTCAGCTTCTTAAATCTTTCTTGCCAAAGTTAATGAAATTTGCAAGGGATTTCTTCCTTCCTCCTGAAaggctaggatttggattggttTCTGAGAAATCATTGCTTTCTGAGCTAGATATTGAGGCTTCTGCTGCTCCCTGGTTGATGAAACTATATTCTGCTGGTTGCCCAACTTGTTCAAAGGTTCTTACGGAAGGTGATGATCTCAAAGCCATATTACAGACTCAAGAGTCTGTTGTCACAGAG CTGACAGATGACATGTATGATGTACCCACTTTACCTGCGAATAGGGCGTCAATACTTCTTTTCATTGACAGATCATCTGATTCCTTATCTATCAGGAAAGACAGCAAGGAAGCTCTTGATGCTTTCAGACAATTAGCAATGCACCATAACATCTCAAAGCATATGCCTGGACGAAGCACTATTAAATTGATAAAGTCATCTGATGAAACTTCTCGAGGACATGGTACGTCAGTAGTCCCTAAACTAGAGCGCTTTCCAGCATTTCAGAAGTTAAATGTGAAGGATAAGATGTCTGTAGTGCTTATGAATGATCAGACGCAAATTTCGCTAGAAAAATTTATTTCAGATTTACAGGGTAGTTCCTTGCATGAGATCCTGGAAAATTTGCtccagaaaaagaaagaattaaagTTAAGCTCCCTTGCAAAAGATGCAGGATTTCAACTTTTGTCTGAAGATTTTGAAATTAAAGATGCTGAACCTCTACCTGTCCAGCCAGAATTTCAGCCTAATTTGGAGTTTTCTCAGAAAGATGATATTGAAGATACTTTGGGTCTGGACAGGGACCCTAAGCTCCAAAACCATGTTAGTTTCAAACCAGTGACTGATGAAGAATCCAGACTGACTGATGCCACATCTTCTTATCTAGGTCATCAGAATGATCCCATTGGGAAGAATGAGGAATCATCTGCTGAATACACTCGTATTCATACAACTAAAGGAGCCGAGGAGGAAAGACTTGCCGGAGTGCATGAGCAGACACGACACAAAGGATTTAGTggttcatttttcttttgtgaTGGTCACTCTAGATTGCTTGGAGCACTCACTGCTTCTGGCTTAAAGATTCCATCAGTGGTGATAATCGATCCCATTATGCAGAAACATTTTATCTTACCTGAGACGGCTACTTTGAGTTATTCCTCATTATCTGATTTTCTTGATGGGTTTCTAAATCAAAGTCTTTCTCCATATCGACAATCTGAAACTGTTCTTCAGAGCCCTAGGGAGGCTCCAGTTCCTCCATTTGTCAATCTAGATTTTCATGAGACTGAATCTATTCCTCGAGTTACAGCCCATACATTTTCTGAGCTGGTCCTTGGTAATCAGTCTGATTCTGTGAACGATGGTAATCCTCGGGACAAAGATGCGTTGGTTCTATTAAGCAACAGCTGGTGTGGATTTTGCCAGCGGATGGAAATGGTTGTTCGTGAAGTATTTAGAGCAATTCAAGGTTATGATAGATCAAGTAGCAAGAATTCTTTATTGACAAAAG ATAACATTAGGAGTTCCACAAAGGTGCCACTCATATATTTGATGGATTGTACGCTGAATGACTGCAGCTGGATTTTGAAATCTGTGGTTCAG AGGGAAATTTATCCATCTCTGTTACTATTTCCAGCTGGCAGGAAGGATGTGATTAGTTACGAAGGAGATGTAGCAGTTTATGATGTCATAAGATTTTTGTCTGATCATGGAGCTCTGGTCAATGAGAAAG ataTTTCATGGGGTGAGGTCAAAGAAGGTGGAAGCTTTTCTATAACTGCTCCTCTGTCCCAGAGCACATACTATGAAGTTTTCCTCGAGGACCAGAAGAGAGAAGTTGCAGCTACTCAATTCAGAGTTCAATCTTGGAGCAGCTCACATGAATCAACCCCTTTAGTAGTTCCTGGATGCATTTTAACTGCAACAGACAAGCTCCTGAATGTACAGCCCTTTGATGAATCCAAAATTCTTATCGTGAAAGTGAATCAAGCCACAGGATTTGAAGGTTTGATTGTTAACAAACATATCAATTGGGAGTCACttgaagaacttgaagaagGTCTACAAAAGCTAAAGGGTGCTCCTCTTTCTTATGGTGGTCCTGTTATGAAACAAGGAATGCCCTTGGTTGCTTTAGCACAGAAATTTGTGGATGATAAGCACCCAGAAGTGCTACCGGATGTGTATTTTCTTGATCAATGGGCAACACTTCGACTAATGGATGAACTGAAGTTGGGGAATAAATCTGTTCGTGGTCACTGGTTTTTCTTGGGGTTTTCAAGCTGGGGTTGGGAACAGTTGTTTCATGAGATTGCTGAGGGAGCTTGGCATGTTAGTAAAGGAAATACTGAACATTTAGATTGGCCTGAGATCTTCTAG
- the LOC113716896 gene encoding uncharacterized protein isoform X4, with amino-acid sequence MGNSEKPFPLRLIPIRNSNTQSLFYLLLFLLVLGHSIQSVDSVASDGSSRRKGVEWQTLTKLNYSSEIRRHPNLLLMITLPWCGESRSLEKQLANAVTTQQERFGSLKLMLLYRNTERMLANALGASESDDAVTIIYFHHSLSYKYRGTLRVQNILSSVHHVMSLLPEHLPLRLLRTSHELRNFLDSTDNTLLLLDFCGWTPGLLARGLSEETNGTLVQEEKQLKVDGIQSPKMSCSADKGLNQFPWLTELTLGSDGNLSEADKITHTDGFSCTVDEFQLLKSFLPKLMKFARDFFLPPERLGFGLVSEKSLLSELDIEASAAPWLMKLYSAGCPTCSKVLTEGDDLKAILQTQESVVTELTDDMYDVPTLPANRASILLFIDRSSDSLSIRKDSKEALDAFRQLAMHHNISKHMPGRSTIKLIKSSDETSRGHDAGFQLLSEDFEIKDAEPLPVQPEFQPNLEFSQKDDIEDTLGLDRDPKLQNHVSFKPVTDEESRLTDATSSYLGHQNDPIGKNEESSAEYTRIHTTKGAEEERLAGVHEQTRHKGFSGSFFFCDGHSRLLGALTASGLKIPSVVIIDPIMQKHFILPETATLSYSSLSDFLDGFLNQSLSPYRQSETVLQSPREAPVPPFVNLDFHETESIPRVTAHTFSELVLGNQSDSVNDGNPRDKDALVLLSNSWCGFCQRMEMVVREVFRAIQGYDRSSSKNSLLTKDNIRSSTKVPLIYLMDCTLNDCSWILKSVVQREIYPSLLLFPAGRKDVISYEGDVAVYDVIRFLSDHGALVNEKDISWGEVKEGGSFSITAPLSQSTYYEVFLEDQKREVAATQFRVQSWSSSHESTPLVVPGCILTATDKLLNVQPFDESKILIVKVNQATGFEGLIVNKHINWESLEELEEGLQKLKGAPLSYGGPVMKQGMPLVALAQKFVDDKHPEVLPDVYFLDQWATLRLMDELKLGNKSVRGHWFFLGFSSWGWEQLFHEIAEGAWHVSKGNTEHLDWPEIF; translated from the exons ATGGGAAATTCAGAGAAACCCTTTCCATTAAGGCTGATCCCCATTCGTAATAGTAATACGCAATCTCTCTTCTACTTGCTGCTGTTCCTACTGGTGCTAGGTCATTCTATCCAGAGCGTTGATTCAGTAGCGTCGGACGGCAGCAGCAGAAGAAAAGGCGTGGAATGGCAAACTCTCACCAAACTCAACTACTCCTCAGAAATCCGTCGCCATCCCAATCTCCTTCTCATGATCACCCTACCAT ggtGTGGAGAGTCGCGGTCCCTTGAGAAGCAGTTAGCAAATGCTGTCACAACTCAGCAAGAGAGATTCGGTTCCCTAAAGCTGATGTTATTGTACAGAAATACTGAGAGAATGCTGGCAAATGCACTTGGCGCCTCCGAGTCTGACGATGCAGTAACTATTATCTACTTCCACCATTCCTTGTCTTACAAGTACCGCGGAACACTTCGAGTGCAAAACATCTTATCTTCTGTTCATCATGTCATGTCTCTCTTGCCTGAACACCTTCCCTTAAGACTCTTACGCACATCACACGAGTTGAGGAATTTCCTTGATTCAACTGACAACACTTTGCTTCTCCTGGATTTTTGCGGATGGACTCCCGGGCTGCTCGCTAGGG GTTTGAGTGAAGAGACCAACGGAACACTTGTGCAGGAGGAGAAGCAGCTGAAGGTGGATG GCATTCAAAGCCCCAAAATGAGTTGCAGTGCTGATAAGGGGCTTAATCAATTTCCTTGGCTTACTGAGCTTACCTTGGGGAGTGATGGCAATTTGTCAGAGGCAGATAAGATTACGCATACAGATGGTTTTTCATGTACAGTTGATGAATTTCAGCTTCTTAAATCTTTCTTGCCAAAGTTAATGAAATTTGCAAGGGATTTCTTCCTTCCTCCTGAAaggctaggatttggattggttTCTGAGAAATCATTGCTTTCTGAGCTAGATATTGAGGCTTCTGCTGCTCCCTGGTTGATGAAACTATATTCTGCTGGTTGCCCAACTTGTTCAAAGGTTCTTACGGAAGGTGATGATCTCAAAGCCATATTACAGACTCAAGAGTCTGTTGTCACAGAG CTGACAGATGACATGTATGATGTACCCACTTTACCTGCGAATAGGGCGTCAATACTTCTTTTCATTGACAGATCATCTGATTCCTTATCTATCAGGAAAGACAGCAAGGAAGCTCTTGATGCTTTCAGACAATTAGCAATGCACCATAACATCTCAAAGCATATGCCTGGACGAAGCACTATTAAATTGATAAAGTCATCTGATGAAACTTCTCGAGGACATG ATGCAGGATTTCAACTTTTGTCTGAAGATTTTGAAATTAAAGATGCTGAACCTCTACCTGTCCAGCCAGAATTTCAGCCTAATTTGGAGTTTTCTCAGAAAGATGATATTGAAGATACTTTGGGTCTGGACAGGGACCCTAAGCTCCAAAACCATGTTAGTTTCAAACCAGTGACTGATGAAGAATCCAGACTGACTGATGCCACATCTTCTTATCTAGGTCATCAGAATGATCCCATTGGGAAGAATGAGGAATCATCTGCTGAATACACTCGTATTCATACAACTAAAGGAGCCGAGGAGGAAAGACTTGCCGGAGTGCATGAGCAGACACGACACAAAGGATTTAGTggttcatttttcttttgtgaTGGTCACTCTAGATTGCTTGGAGCACTCACTGCTTCTGGCTTAAAGATTCCATCAGTGGTGATAATCGATCCCATTATGCAGAAACATTTTATCTTACCTGAGACGGCTACTTTGAGTTATTCCTCATTATCTGATTTTCTTGATGGGTTTCTAAATCAAAGTCTTTCTCCATATCGACAATCTGAAACTGTTCTTCAGAGCCCTAGGGAGGCTCCAGTTCCTCCATTTGTCAATCTAGATTTTCATGAGACTGAATCTATTCCTCGAGTTACAGCCCATACATTTTCTGAGCTGGTCCTTGGTAATCAGTCTGATTCTGTGAACGATGGTAATCCTCGGGACAAAGATGCGTTGGTTCTATTAAGCAACAGCTGGTGTGGATTTTGCCAGCGGATGGAAATGGTTGTTCGTGAAGTATTTAGAGCAATTCAAGGTTATGATAGATCAAGTAGCAAGAATTCTTTATTGACAAAAG ATAACATTAGGAGTTCCACAAAGGTGCCACTCATATATTTGATGGATTGTACGCTGAATGACTGCAGCTGGATTTTGAAATCTGTGGTTCAG AGGGAAATTTATCCATCTCTGTTACTATTTCCAGCTGGCAGGAAGGATGTGATTAGTTACGAAGGAGATGTAGCAGTTTATGATGTCATAAGATTTTTGTCTGATCATGGAGCTCTGGTCAATGAGAAAG ataTTTCATGGGGTGAGGTCAAAGAAGGTGGAAGCTTTTCTATAACTGCTCCTCTGTCCCAGAGCACATACTATGAAGTTTTCCTCGAGGACCAGAAGAGAGAAGTTGCAGCTACTCAATTCAGAGTTCAATCTTGGAGCAGCTCACATGAATCAACCCCTTTAGTAGTTCCTGGATGCATTTTAACTGCAACAGACAAGCTCCTGAATGTACAGCCCTTTGATGAATCCAAAATTCTTATCGTGAAAGTGAATCAAGCCACAGGATTTGAAGGTTTGATTGTTAACAAACATATCAATTGGGAGTCACttgaagaacttgaagaagGTCTACAAAAGCTAAAGGGTGCTCCTCTTTCTTATGGTGGTCCTGTTATGAAACAAGGAATGCCCTTGGTTGCTTTAGCACAGAAATTTGTGGATGATAAGCACCCAGAAGTGCTACCGGATGTGTATTTTCTTGATCAATGGGCAACACTTCGACTAATGGATGAACTGAAGTTGGGGAATAAATCTGTTCGTGGTCACTGGTTTTTCTTGGGGTTTTCAAGCTGGGGTTGGGAACAGTTGTTTCATGAGATTGCTGAGGGAGCTTGGCATGTTAGTAAAGGAAATACTGAACATTTAGATTGGCCTGAGATCTTCTAG